The Lutibacter sp. A64 genome segment AATTGCTACTGAACCTAATTATGCACCAGAACATTGGAATGGTACAAAAGAAGATTTCTTTAAGCATTATGATATTACGGTTGATGAAGTATTAAAAGTGATTCCTGAAGCAATTGTTGGTCCAGGTAATTTGCTTTCAGAAGGAGTTGCAACATTTACAACTGAACTTATTGACCATTGTGCAACAGGTACAAACTATGCCACAGGAGAAATAGGGACTAAAATGGATTTTTTCTGTATTTCTTATTATGAAAAAATCGATCAAAACACAATTAAATTACCCGAGACAATTGAGCCATATAGAACTAAATTGAATAGTTATTCTCAATTCAGTGATATACCTTTAGATATTCAAGAATTTGGGGTATTAAGAGATGAAAATGGAAATAGAGGCCTTAGTTTAAGTGATGGAACAGAGTTTGGAGCAAGTTGGTATGCAACAATTGCAGCTATGGCTTATGAATATGGAATAACTGAGATATATGATTGGGGTCAAGAAGTTGAAGGGAGTGATTTGCCTGCTGGTCGAAGACATGTTACTTCTATGTTTCTAATGATGGAAGGAGGTAATAGATTGCAAAGTCTAAAAAATACTTCAGGTCATAATGGAGTTATTCCTGTTAGTAAAAATGGTAAAATATATTTGTTAGTGTACAATCACAATACAAGTAGAAACGGTGGTTCCAATAGAACTATATACCCACAAATTGAAGGAGGGTTACTTTCAGGGACTAATAAATGGAAAATGAACGAGTGGACAGTAGATAAAAACAACGGTATATTTATGCATGAATTGTATAAAGATTGTAATGCCGCTGGTATAGCAAAAATTTCCAACGGACGTATCTATGGGAATAGACCTTCAGATTATTTTGAAGCTGGATGGAAAGATGTGTTTAATGCGAACAAGTCTAAATACGAAACATTATCAAAACTGCCACAAACAGTTAAGGATTCTATTGTTGAAACAAAAGAAAGTAAAATTACGTTAAAAGTAGATTTAGAACGTCATAGTGTTAAATTGATAGAATTAATCCCTAATAATAAATAAAATAATTTCAATGGTTAAAATGAAAAAAACTGGAAGGTTAAAGGTTAAAATAGGATTCTCAATTATAGCTCTTTTATTACTGAATATTTCTTGTGCTATAAATAGCTCAAAAGATCAAACAGATCTTTCGTTTGAAGCATTAACATGTAATTCTCAAAAAAATCCAATAGCCATAGAAAGTGAACAGCCTCTTTTGTCTTGGGTTGTAAAAGCTGAAGGATATAACCGTGAACAAACAGCTTATCAAGTTTTAGTGGCATCAAACCTCGAAAATTTAAATGAAGATGATGCTG includes the following:
- a CDS encoding GH39 family glycosyl hydrolase codes for the protein MIKNETVLLALIAMFSFFVSCSDDANEIDEPIIEEPEPEEPIDPNKIVTINTGAVEGVMYNFWSTRPMINQTRFNSSGFTDGLESIKPYVKSYNLVRMMGGRLDNKNTFYKGVDASGNIITDFSGLITSMRNFMQTGFKPRIVLDNVPWEMNAVQEINKYGNTNPPDDYDIWRQYVNAYVQVLVDEFGMNEVKTWRFRIATEPNYAPEHWNGTKEDFFKHYDITVDEVLKVIPEAIVGPGNLLSEGVATFTTELIDHCATGTNYATGEIGTKMDFFCISYYEKIDQNTIKLPETIEPYRTKLNSYSQFSDIPLDIQEFGVLRDENGNRGLSLSDGTEFGASWYATIAAMAYEYGITEIYDWGQEVEGSDLPAGRRHVTSMFLMMEGGNRLQSLKNTSGHNGVIPVSKNGKIYLLVYNHNTSRNGGSNRTIYPQIEGGLLSGTNKWKMNEWTVDKNNGIFMHELYKDCNAAGIAKISNGRIYGNRPSDYFEAGWKDVFNANKSKYETLSKLPQTVKDSIVETKESKITLKVDLERHSVKLIELIPNNK